A single region of the Roseivivax sp. THAF197b genome encodes:
- a CDS encoding type I polyketide synthase, whose amino-acid sequence MTRTPATDRDIAIIGMAGMFPGSDDIHRFWANICGKLDFVGAPPPEWEAERYLNGQGPTHIPTARGGYLGEAFAADPAELGVMPTSVDGSEPDQFLALKIARAALADSGYLDGDHERTGVIVGHSTYLHRGNAAVVQHGVVLDQTRELLGQLMPWADAATLDRVRAEMAKQLPPFNADIAPGLVPNVMSGRIANRLNLNGPNYILDAACSSSILAVLSAMEELRHGRSDLMLAGGVNASISAEVYMVFNQLGALSGNGHVRPFSEGGDGTLLGEGLGLLALKRRADAERDGDRIYAILKGAGQSSDGKGSGLLAPRLEGEALAIRRAIEDAGTEATPPGLIEAHGTGIPLGDQTEIGALQTIFGNRDASGLPTTAIGSVKSMIGHCIPAAGAAGLIKTALALYHKTLPPTLSDKLRDGLGVEETPIYVNTEARPWISAPDTPRRAAVNAFGFGGVNSHAVLEEAALDAARPAGATPAHWPQELILLAAESPAHLAETAQHLADRIATHVDADLSQVAAYLAEHRGTGPARLALVAESRDDLIEKLGKAADRLAKGKGSFRIKSGIIASDTPVTGKMAFIFPGEGAQYQGMLSEILTAFPEARSWFDFWDGLFPDRETPPSASVFPPPTTLSGPLEAALADKLFGLEFGSESMFIAAQALLGVTDRVGLAPDLVVGHSSGEHSALAAAGVFGATRTAEDRAEFASRIRSLNRLYQEIEASGGIGGGALLTVGGVPRERILALTEADPDVHLALDNCEHQAVLYGSRTRMEEVAEELRPEGGMTAFLPFDRPYHTPLFADVAEKVQGVYADMAFTAPHLPVYSCATAAPMPEAPAEIRALAAHQWASRVRFTETVERLYEDGVRLFVEIGPSSNLTGFVDDTLKGRDAQAIALDSRRRGGLSHLLQALGRIWCAGREVDATALYSDRGLEAVDLAAEPKKRRARHIDNTLPVMRLPAEVAEEVAADIAQAFGRDTGAAMPPVVPQPAQTQPVQTQAALPTPADPQPSVVPSAAQASVMQDVPQDVLHGHFDLMQRFLDTAGNVAAVAMGEAQAPGLAAAEPAASEWYPPLLHRIDYGEDTLVAESDFDPLGDPFIAHHTFYADMVSDTDPELQSLPVLPLAVSLEMVLEAAAALTGQVPTRLENVRARDWVAFDDGPATLTTEAVRTGDRVAVRLLRDGGLLFEAEAVLSAGDLPPPLANLAHPQPPIWSDDALYTTGMFHGPLFQGIAALTCWDAGGLDAELHDLPLDGFFGYGEAPDGLLINPALLDQVGHVTAFWIAQGWGTDFSSFPSGIARIDLPGARAEAVAGGSVKGRLGFRDGDDRPVGDPAYARFLEGDFDCLGPDGTRLLSVRGWRDRFFDVPHRFYEARYRPREAWYGHDARALFDGAPGDVTIWSVPPFPQGFLDDAGGIWTRVLAATILSGAERAVFAGFTGKRRRDWIMGRIALKEAARAHILASHGLALLPADIEIAADEAGRPYVLPDRPALMGVTGPMPEVTLSHAGGAALAAAGPAGRRLGVDMETPEGIAPDLLSEGAFSSEELSRLGLTGTPDAAALPALLRGWCAKEAAAKMLGEGLTGRPRAFVLSAIDESAAQARVTVPSGGTVSVLLGQEGNCILALALE is encoded by the coding sequence ATGACCAGAACGCCTGCGACCGACCGGGACATCGCCATCATCGGCATGGCCGGGATGTTTCCGGGCTCGGACGATATTCACCGCTTCTGGGCCAATATCTGCGGCAAGCTCGATTTCGTCGGCGCGCCGCCCCCCGAATGGGAGGCCGAGCGCTACCTGAACGGGCAGGGGCCCACGCATATCCCGACCGCGCGCGGCGGCTATCTCGGAGAGGCCTTCGCCGCCGATCCTGCCGAGCTGGGCGTGATGCCCACATCCGTCGACGGCTCGGAGCCCGACCAGTTCCTCGCTCTCAAGATCGCTCGCGCGGCGCTGGCGGATTCGGGTTATCTCGACGGGGATCACGAACGCACCGGGGTCATCGTCGGCCATTCCACCTACCTGCATCGCGGCAATGCCGCCGTCGTGCAGCACGGTGTCGTGCTCGATCAGACCCGCGAACTTCTGGGCCAACTCATGCCCTGGGCCGATGCGGCGACGCTCGACCGGGTCCGCGCCGAGATGGCCAAGCAGCTGCCGCCCTTCAACGCCGATATCGCGCCGGGCCTCGTGCCGAACGTCATGTCGGGGCGCATTGCGAACCGACTCAACCTGAACGGGCCGAATTACATCCTCGACGCGGCCTGCTCGTCTTCGATCCTCGCGGTTCTGTCGGCGATGGAGGAGCTGCGCCATGGCCGGTCCGACCTGATGCTGGCGGGTGGGGTCAATGCCTCGATCTCGGCCGAGGTCTACATGGTCTTCAACCAACTGGGCGCGCTGTCGGGCAATGGCCATGTGCGGCCCTTTTCCGAAGGCGGGGATGGCACGCTTCTGGGCGAAGGGCTGGGCCTTCTGGCGCTCAAGCGCCGTGCCGATGCGGAACGCGACGGCGACCGGATCTACGCAATCCTGAAAGGGGCGGGCCAATCGAGCGACGGCAAGGGGTCGGGCCTGCTCGCGCCGCGTCTCGAAGGGGAGGCGCTGGCCATACGCCGCGCCATCGAAGACGCAGGCACCGAAGCGACCCCGCCGGGCCTCATTGAAGCGCATGGCACCGGCATCCCGCTTGGGGATCAGACGGAGATCGGCGCGCTGCAGACGATCTTCGGCAATCGCGACGCCTCGGGCCTGCCCACCACGGCCATCGGCTCGGTGAAGTCGATGATCGGCCATTGCATTCCGGCGGCGGGCGCTGCGGGCCTGATCAAGACCGCGCTCGCGCTTTATCACAAGACCCTGCCGCCCACCCTGTCGGACAAGCTGCGCGACGGGCTCGGGGTCGAGGAGACGCCGATCTACGTCAACACCGAGGCGCGGCCCTGGATCTCCGCGCCGGATACCCCGCGCCGGGCGGCGGTCAACGCGTTCGGCTTCGGTGGCGTGAACTCCCATGCGGTTCTGGAAGAGGCCGCACTTGATGCCGCGCGCCCCGCCGGTGCGACGCCTGCGCATTGGCCGCAGGAGCTGATCCTTCTGGCGGCGGAAAGCCCCGCGCACCTGGCCGAGACCGCGCAACATCTGGCGGATCGCATCGCCACCCATGTCGATGCCGATCTCTCGCAGGTCGCGGCCTACCTGGCCGAACATCGTGGCACGGGCCCGGCGCGACTGGCGCTCGTGGCCGAGAGCCGCGATGACCTGATCGAGAAGCTTGGCAAGGCCGCGGACCGTCTCGCCAAGGGCAAGGGCAGCTTCCGCATCAAGTCGGGCATCATCGCGAGCGACACGCCCGTCACCGGCAAGATGGCCTTCATCTTTCCGGGCGAAGGTGCGCAATATCAGGGCATGCTGTCCGAGATCCTGACCGCCTTCCCCGAGGCGCGATCCTGGTTCGACTTCTGGGACGGGCTGTTTCCCGACCGCGAGACGCCGCCCTCCGCCTCGGTCTTTCCGCCGCCGACCACGCTGTCGGGGCCGCTGGAAGCCGCGCTTGCCGACAAGCTCTTCGGGCTCGAATTTGGCTCGGAATCGATGTTCATCGCCGCGCAGGCGCTTCTGGGCGTGACCGACCGCGTGGGCCTCGCACCCGATCTCGTCGTGGGGCATTCCTCGGGCGAGCATTCGGCGTTGGCTGCGGCAGGCGTCTTCGGCGCCACCCGCACCGCCGAAGATCGGGCCGAGTTTGCATCGCGCATCCGCTCCCTCAACCGTCTCTACCAGGAGATCGAGGCGTCGGGCGGGATTGGCGGCGGCGCGCTCCTGACCGTGGGCGGCGTGCCGCGCGAGCGTATTCTCGCACTGACCGAGGCGGATCCGGACGTGCACCTGGCGCTCGACAATTGCGAACATCAGGCGGTGCTCTACGGGAGCCGCACCCGGATGGAGGAGGTCGCCGAGGAGTTGCGACCCGAGGGCGGCATGACCGCCTTTCTGCCCTTCGACCGGCCCTATCACACGCCGCTTTTCGCCGATGTCGCCGAGAAGGTGCAGGGCGTTTACGCGGACATGGCCTTCACCGCGCCGCACCTGCCGGTCTATTCCTGTGCCACCGCCGCGCCGATGCCCGAAGCACCCGCCGAGATCCGCGCGCTGGCCGCGCATCAATGGGCGTCGCGCGTGCGTTTCACAGAAACGGTCGAACGGCTTTACGAAGACGGCGTGCGTCTGTTCGTCGAGATCGGGCCCTCGTCGAACCTCACGGGCTTTGTCGACGACACGCTGAAGGGCCGCGATGCGCAGGCCATCGCGCTCGATTCGCGCCGCCGGGGCGGGCTGTCGCATCTCTTGCAGGCGCTGGGCCGGATCTGGTGCGCGGGCCGCGAGGTCGATGCAACAGCGCTCTATTCCGATCGCGGGCTGGAGGCTGTTGATCTCGCCGCCGAGCCGAAAAAGCGCCGTGCGCGCCATATCGACAACACGCTGCCCGTGATGCGCCTGCCTGCCGAGGTGGCCGAAGAGGTCGCGGCGGACATCGCGCAGGCGTTTGGCCGAGATACCGGGGCCGCCATGCCCCCGGTCGTGCCACAACCCGCGCAGACACAACCTGTGCAGACACAAGCCGCGCTGCCCACACCTGCAGACCCGCAGCCATCCGTTGTACCTTCCGCAGCGCAGGCATCTGTCATGCAGGACGTGCCGCAAGATGTGTTGCATGGGCATTTCGACCTGATGCAACGCTTCCTCGACACGGCCGGAAATGTCGCCGCTGTTGCCATGGGAGAGGCACAAGCACCCGGTCTCGCAGCCGCGGAGCCTGCTGCTTCGGAATGGTATCCGCCGCTCTTGCACCGCATCGATTACGGCGAAGACACGCTCGTTGCAGAAAGCGATTTCGACCCGCTTGGCGATCCATTCATCGCCCATCACACGTTCTATGCCGACATGGTGTCGGACACCGATCCGGAGCTGCAATCGCTGCCGGTTCTGCCGCTCGCTGTCAGCCTCGAGATGGTGCTCGAAGCGGCGGCCGCGCTGACCGGGCAAGTGCCCACGCGCCTTGAAAACGTGCGCGCGCGCGATTGGGTCGCCTTTGACGACGGCCCCGCCACCCTGACCACCGAAGCCGTACGCACGGGTGACCGGGTCGCGGTGCGGCTCCTGCGAGATGGCGGGCTGCTCTTCGAGGCCGAAGCGGTTCTGAGTGCAGGCGACCTGCCCCCGCCGCTTGCCAATCTTGCGCATCCGCAGCCGCCGATCTGGTCCGACGACGCGCTCTATACGACGGGCATGTTCCACGGCCCGCTGTTTCAGGGCATCGCGGCGCTGACATGCTGGGATGCGGGCGGGCTCGATGCCGAATTGCACGATCTGCCGCTTGATGGCTTCTTCGGCTATGGCGAGGCGCCCGATGGCCTTCTGATCAATCCCGCCCTTCTCGATCAGGTGGGGCACGTGACGGCCTTCTGGATCGCGCAGGGCTGGGGCACGGATTTCAGTTCGTTCCCGTCCGGCATTGCCCGGATCGACCTGCCCGGCGCGCGTGCCGAAGCCGTCGCGGGTGGCAGCGTGAAGGGGCGGCTGGGCTTTCGCGACGGCGACGACCGGCCCGTGGGCGATCCTGCCTATGCCCGCTTCCTCGAAGGCGATTTCGACTGCCTCGGCCCCGATGGCACGCGGCTTTTGTCGGTGCGCGGCTGGCGCGACCGTTTCTTCGATGTGCCCCATCGCTTCTACGAGGCCCGCTACCGCCCGCGCGAGGCATGGTACGGCCATGATGCCCGCGCGCTGTTCGATGGTGCGCCGGGCGACGTGACGATCTGGTCCGTTCCGCCGTTTCCGCAGGGCTTTCTCGACGATGCGGGCGGGATCTGGACCCGCGTTCTGGCCGCGACGATCCTGTCGGGTGCGGAACGCGCGGTCTTTGCGGGGTTCACCGGCAAGCGGCGCCGCGACTGGATCATGGGCCGGATCGCGTTGAAGGAAGCCGCACGCGCGCACATCCTGGCCAGCCACGGCCTGGCGCTGCTGCCCGCGGATATCGAGATTGCGGCTGATGAGGCCGGTCGCCCCTACGTGCTGCCTGACCGCCCCGCCTTGATGGGAGTGACCGGCCCCATGCCCGAGGTCACGTTGTCCCATGCCGGGGGGGCGGCCCTGGCTGCGGCCGGGCCCGCAGGCCGCAGGCTCGGCGTCGACATGGAGACGCCTGAGGGGATCGCGCCCGATCTTCTGTCCGAAGGCGCGTTCTCCAGCGAGGAACTGAGCCGGCTCGGACTGACCGGCACGCCGGATGCCGCCGCCTTGCCCGCGCTCTTGCGTGGATGGTGCGCCAAGGAGGCGGCGGCAAAGATGCTGGGCGAAGGTCTGACCGGACGCCCCCGCGCCTTCGTGCTGAGCGCGATTGACGAAAGCGCGGCCCAAGCCCGTGTCACGGTACCTTCGGGCGGAACCGTCTCCGTTTTGCTCGGTCAGGAGGGCAATTGCATCCTGGCTCTGGCCCTGGAATGA